In one Sebastes umbrosus isolate fSebUmb1 chromosome 13, fSebUmb1.pri, whole genome shotgun sequence genomic region, the following are encoded:
- the LOC119500772 gene encoding C-X-C chemokine receptor type 4-like, with amino-acid sequence MDLKIEFDNYDYSDNGTDNISEQSGEFYQDNYQESCGRALSSDFNKIFHPTVYGIIFVLGIFGNGLVVVVMGYQKKVKTMTDKYRLHLSVADLLLVLTLPFWAVDAASNWYFGGFLCVSVHVIYTLNLYSSVLILAFISLDRYLAVVRATNSQATRKLLASKVIYVGVWLPAAVLTVPDLVFARVQDSRSSSYNLDQHESLGTADSRIVCQRFFPYESQVIWTAIFHFQHILVGFVLPGFVILICYCIIIAKLSKGSKGQALKKKALKTTVILILCFFFCWLPYCVGIFVDTLMLLNVFSASCELQHGVEKWLSITEALAYFHCCLNPILYAFLGVKFKKSARNALTASSRSSQKATLMTKKRGPISSVSTESESSSVLSS; translated from the exons ATGGACCTAAAGATAGAG TTTGACAATTATGACTATTCTGACAACGGTACTGACAACATCTCAGAGCAGTCTGGAGAATTTTACCAGGACAACTACCAGGAGTCGTGCGGCAGAGCGCTCAGCAGCGACTTCAACAAGATCTTCCACCCGACAGTTTACGGGATTATATTTGTTCTGGGAATCTTTGGCAATGGATTAGTCGTCGTCGTCATGGGCTACCAGAAAAAGGTCAAAACGATGACGGACAAGTACCGGCTCCACCTCTCTGTGGCTGACCTCCTGCTCGTCCTCACGCTGCCCTTCTGGGCTGTGGACGCGGCCAGCAACTGGTACTTTGGAGGCTTCCTCTGTGTGTCCGTGCACGTGATCTACACCTTGAACCTGTACAGCAGCGTGCTCATCCTGGCCTTCATCAGTCTGGACAGATACTTGGCAGTTGTGCGGGCAACAAACAGCCAAGCCACGAGGAAGCTGCTTGCCAGCAAGGTGATCTACGTGGGTGTGTGGCTGCCTGCAGCTGTGCTGACTGTACCTGACCTGGTGTTTGCCAGGGTGCAAGACAGCAGGTCTTCAAGCTACAATCTAGATCAACATGAAAGCCTGGGGACGGCAGACTCAAGGATCGTCTGCCAGCGCTTCTTCCCGTATGAAAGCCAAGTCATATGGACAGCCATTTTCCACTTCCAGCACATCCTGGTGGGCTTCGTACTGCCCGGTTTTGTCATCCTCATCTGCTACTGCATCATCATCGCCAAGCTGTCGAAAGGCTCCAAGGGTCAGGCTCTGAAGAAGAAGGCGCTGAAGACCACGGTCATCCTCAtcctctgtttcttcttctgctggcTTCCCTACTGCGTGGGCATCTTTGTGGACACCCTGATGCTGCTGAACGTGTTCTCTGCCTCGTGTGAACTGCAGCACGGGGTGGAGAAGTGGCTTTCTATCACAGAGGCGCTGGCTTATTTCCACTGCTGCCTGAACCCCATCCTCTACGCTTTCCTGGGAGTTAAGTTCAAGAAATCAGCCCGGAATGCGCTGACAGCCAGCAGCAGATCGAGTCAGAAAGCGACTCTCATGACAAAAAAGCGTGGGCCAATTTCATCCGTGTCTACTGAGTCCGAGTCCTCAAGTGTTTTGTCAAGTTAA